A genome region from Hippopotamus amphibius kiboko isolate mHipAmp2 chromosome 1, mHipAmp2.hap2, whole genome shotgun sequence includes the following:
- the MFN2 gene encoding mitofusin-2: protein MSLLFSRCNSIVTVKKDKRHMAEVNASPLKHFVTAKKKINGIFEQLGAYIQESATFLEDTYRDAELDPVTTEEQVLDVKGYLSKVRGISEVLARRHMKVAFFGRTSNGKSTVINAMLWDKVLPSGIGHTTNCFLRVEGTDGHEAFLLTEGSEEKRSVKTVNQLAHALHQDEQLHAGSLVSVMWPNSKCPLLKDDLVLMDSPGIDVTTELDSWIDKFCLDADVFVLVANSESTLMQTEKQFFHKVSERLSRPNIFILNNRWDASASEPEYMEEVRRQHMERCTSFLVDELGVVDRGQAGDRIFFVSAKEVLNARIQKAQGMPEGGGALAEGFQVRMFEFQNFERRFEECISQSAVKTKFEQHTVRAKQIAEAVRLIMDSLHIAAQEQRVYCLETREERQERLRFIDKQLELLAQDYKLRIKQITEEVERQVSTAMAEEIRRLSVLVDEYQMDFHPSPVVLKVYKNELHRHIEEGLGRNMSDRCSTAITSSLQTMQQEMIDGLKPLLPVSARSQIDMLVPRQCFSLSYDLNCDKLCADFQEDIEFHFSLGWTMLVNRFLGPKNSRRALMGYNDQVQRPMPLTPANPSMPPLPQGSLTQEELMVSMVTGLASLTSRTSMGILVVGGVVWKAVGWRLIALSLGLYGLLYVYERLTWTTKAKERAFKRQFVEYASEKLQLIISYTGSNCSHQVQQELSGTFAHLCQQVDVTRENLEQEIAAMNQKIEVLDSLQSKAKLLRNKAGWLDSELNMFTHQYLQPSR, encoded by the exons ATGTCCCTGCTCTTCTCTCGATGCAACTCCATTGTCACTGTCAAGAAGGATAAGAGACACATGGCCGAAGTGAACGCTTCCCCGCTCAAGCACTTTGTCACCGCCAAGAAGAAGATCAATGGCATTTTTGAGCAGTTGGGGGCCTATATCCAGGAGAGTGCCACCTTCCTCGAAG ACACCTACAGGGATGCAGAACTGGACCCTGTTACGACAGAAGAACAGGTTTTGGACGTCAAAGGCTACCTGTCCAAAGTGAGGGGCATCAGTGAGGTGCTGGCCCGGCGGCACATGAAAGTGGCTTTTTTTGGCCG GACGAGCAACGGGAAGAGCACTGTGATCAACGCCATGCTCTGGGACAAGGTGCTGCCCTCCGGGATCGGCCACACCACCAACTGCTTCCTGCGGGTGGAGGGCACGGATGGCCACGAGGCCTTCCTCCTCACGGAGGGCTCAGAGGAGAAGAGGAGCGTCAAG ACTGTGAACCAGCTGGCCCACGCCCTTCACCAGGATGAGCAGCTGCACGCTGGCAGCCTGGTGAGTGTGATGTGGCCCAACTCCAAGTGCCCGCTTCTCAAGGATGACCTCGTGCTGATGGACAG CCCTGGCATCGATGTCACCACAGAGCTGGACAGCTGGATTGACAAATTTTGCCTGGACGCTGATGTATTCGTGCTGGTGGCCAACTCAGAGTCCACCCTGATGCAGACG GAAAAGCAGTTCTTCCACAAGGTGAGCGAGCGCCTGTCCCGCCCGAACATCTTCATCCTGAACAACCGCTGGGACGCGTCTGCCTCGGAGCCCGAGTACATGGAGGAG GTGCGGCGGCAGCACATGGAGCGCTGTACCAGCTTCCTGGTGGATGAGCTGGGCGTGGTGGATCGAGGCCAGGCTGGAGACCGCATCTTCTTCGTGTCTGCCAAGGAGGTGCTCAACGCCAGGATCCAGAAGGCCCAGGGCATGCCCGAAGGAG GCGGTGCTCTTGCAGAAGGCTTTCAAGTGAGGATGTTTGAGTTTCAGAATTTTGAGAGGAGATTTGAG GAGTGCATCTCCCAGTCGGCTGTGAAGACCAAATTTGAGCAGCACACGGTCCGGGCCAAGCAGATCGCGGAGGCCGTTCGCCTCATCATGGACTCTTTGCACATCGCGGCGCAGGAGCAGCG GGTTTACTGCCTGGAAACGCGTGAGGAGCGGCAGGAGCGGCTGAGATTTATTGACAAGCAGTTGGAACTCTTGGCGCAGGACTACAAACTACGAATTAAGCAGATTACGGAGGAAGTCGAGAGGCAG GTGTCGACTGCGATGGCTGAGGAGATCCGGCGCCTCTCTGTGCTGGTGGACGAGTACCAGATGGACTTCCACCCTTCCCCAGTGGTCCTCAAGGTCTACAAGAAT GAACTGCACCGCCATATAGAGGAAGGGCTGGGCCGAAACATGTCGGACCGCTGCTCCACGGCCATCACCAGCTCCTTGCAGACCATGCAGCAGGAGATGATAG ATGGCCTGAAACCCCTCCTGCCTGTGTCTGCGCGGAGTCAGATAGACATGCTGGTCCCTCGGCAGTGCTTCTCCCTCAGCTATGACCTGAACTGTGACAAGCTGTGCGCTGACTTTCAGGAGGACATcgagtttcatttttctctcgGGTGGACCATGCTGGTGAACAGGTTCTTGGGCCCCAAGAACAGCCGCCGGGCCTTGATGGGCTACAATGACCAG GTGCAGCGGCCCATGCCCCTGACCCCAGCCAACCCCAGCATGCCCCCGCTGccccagggctccctcacccAAGAGGAGCTCATGGTTTCCATGGTTACCGGCCTGGCCTCCCTGACCTCCAGGACCTCCATGGGCATTCTCGTTGTTGGAGGAGTG GTGTGGAAGGCTGTCGGCTGGCGACTCATCGCCCTCTCCCTTGGCCTCTACGGCCTCCTCTATGTCTACGAGCGTCTAACCTGGACCACCAAGGCCAAGGAGAGGGCCTTCAAGCGCCAGTTTGTAGAGTACGCCAGCGAGAAGCTGCAGCTCATCATCAGCTACACTGGCTCCAATTGCAGCCACCAAGTCCAGCA GGAGCTGTCTGGGACCTTCGCTCATTTGTGCCAGCAAGTCGACGTCACCCGAGAGAACCTGGAGCAGGAAATTGCCGCCATGAACCAGAAAATCGAGGTTCTTGATTCACTTCAGAGCAAAGCCAAACTGCTCAG GAATAAAGCTGGTTGGTTGGACAGCGAACTCAACATGTTCACGCACCAGTACCTGCAGCCCAGCAGATAG